The genomic interval TAGTTGAACGAGTCGATAATCGCGTTCGAAGAACTCGCACACGCCGAAACGGTGGCGAAATTCGGTCCGCGAAGACCGTATTTGATGGAAATTTGCCCGGCAGCGATATCAATGATCATTTTCGGGATAAAGAAAGGATTGAAACGCGGTGTTCCATCTCCTTTGAAGTAGTTTTCTGTCTCTTGGCTGAAGGTCAAGAACCCGCCAATACCAGAACCCCAAATCACCCCGGCACGATCATGATCAATGGCATCCAAATCCAAGCCTGAATCCGCCATGGCTTCTTCAGCCGTTACCAGTGCATACTGGGTAAAGGGATCCATTTTGCGCGCCTCCTTGCGATCTAAATGCGCTAGGGGATCGAAATCCTTCACCTCACAGGCGAAGCGCGTTTTGAACTTGGAAGCGTCAAACTTGGTAATAGGTGCAGCGCCACTCTTTCCGTTGGATAACCCTTCCCAATATTCAGCAAGGGTATTTCCAATCGGTGTGAGCGCACCCATTCCGGTGACCACAACTCGCTTTAATTCCATAAAAATGGAGGCTTATTTTGCTTCGTCGATGTACTTGATGGCCTCGCCAACAGTACCGATGTTTTCTGCTTGATCGTCTGGGATCTGGATGTCGAATTCTTTCTCGAATTCCATGATCAACTCAACTGTATCGAGTGAATCAGCACCCAAATCGTTGGTAAAGCTCGCTTCTGGAGTTACTTCATTTTCGTCAACTCCGAGTTTGT from Cryomorphaceae bacterium carries:
- a CDS encoding acyl carrier protein — protein: MSDIASRVKAIIVDKLGVDENEVTPEASFTNDLGADSLDTVELIMEFEKEFDIQIPDDQAENIGTVGEAIKYIDEAK